A window of Cryptomeria japonica chromosome 3, Sugi_1.0, whole genome shotgun sequence contains these coding sequences:
- the LOC131050077 gene encoding berberine bridge enzyme-like D-2 → MKFLICIVFLLFKSSAIVYASRNDLFSCLSSSGIANVTTQSNALQFDSLFRYSLLNLRFTEPSVRRPQLIIIPQSRNQVQKAVGCSIQYGWEIRVRSGGHSYEGLSSTADAPNFLIVDLMAVDNVHVDVTSSTAWVEAGATLGQVYAAIAEKTERLGFPAGTCPTVGSSGHFAGGGLGILTRKYGMAADNVIDVFLLTAAGKVLNRKSMGEDLFWAVRGGGGGSWGVVLAWKIRLVSVPSTVTVFTVLKTGRDSVTETVHRWQYVAPNMEKDLFMRVRVFGVEQGGNKTIQASFHGMYLGPQDELLSKVKESFPELGIAAADCQEMSWIESVAYFAGTNLSDLSTRYYSGKLFFKNKSDFARKPLPKSALRGLWPMLENEVGGNIIMSPLGGFMNETPSTALPFPHRAGNLFDIQYVLTWYEEGNDARHVEWMRNLYKYMSPYVSHSPRAAYVNYLDLDLGFSSSGSSSVEEARSWGEKYFLGNFDRLVKVKSQVDPHNVFRNAQSIPVMK, encoded by the coding sequence ATGAAGTTCTTAATCTGCATCGTTTTCCTGCTCTTCAAATCATCAGCAATCGTTTACGCTTCGAGGAACGATTTATTTTCATGTCTAAGTTCGAGTGGAATAGCGAACGTCACCACTCAATCCAATGCCCTACAATTTGATTCCCTTTTCCGATATTCACTCCTGAACCTGAGATTCACAGAGCCTTCTGTTCGCAGGCCGCAGTTGATAATAATCCCGCAAAGCAGAAATCAAGTGCAGAAGGCGGTGGGCTGCTCCATTCAATACGGTTGGGAGATTCGGGTGCGCAGCGGAGGGCACAGCTACGAGGGCCTCTCCTCCACCGCTGATGCTCCCAATTTTCTCATCGTTGATCTCATGGCCGTCGACAACGTACACGTGGACGTGACTTCCTCAACAGCTTGGGTAGAAGCAGGAGCCACGCTGGGTCAAGTGTACGCTGCCATTGCCGAAAAGACCGAAAGGCTCGGTTTCCCGGCCGGTACTTGTCCCACGGTTGGCTCCTCCGGCCATTTTGCCGGAGGTGGACTCGGCATTCTAACCAGAAAGTATGGCATGGCCGCCGACAACGTGATCGATGTATTCCTTCTCACGGCCGCCGGCAAGGTTTTGAACCGGAAAAGCATGGGGGAAGATCTGTTTTGGGCTGTACGAGGCGGCGGCGGAGGTAGCTGGGGTGTCGTCCTTGCCTGGAAAATCAGGCTTGTGAGCGTTCCTTCGACTGTCACGGTTTTTACAGTTTTAAAGACGGGACGAGATTCCGTAACAGAAACTGTGCATCGATGGCAATACGTGgcacccaatatggaaaaagacctGTTTATGCGTGTACGAGTTTTCGGAGTCGAACAAGGGGGGAACAAGACGATTCAGGCTTCTTTCCATGGTATGTACCTTGGCCCACAAGACGAACTGCTTAGTAAAGTCAAGGAAAGCTTTCCTGAGCTGGGTATAGCTGCTGCGGACTGCCAGGAGATGAGCTGGATTGAGTCGGTAGCCTATTTTGCTGGAACGAATCTGAGCGATTTGAGCACCAGATACTATTCAGgcaaattattcttcaaaaataaATCTGATTTTGCCAGGAAGCCTTTGCCCAAGTCAGCCCTGCGTGGTCTGTGGCCTATGCTGGAGAATGAGGTGGGTGGTAACATCATAATGTCCCCGCTGGGTGGATTTATGAATGAAACCCCGTCCACTGCCCTGCCCTTTCCTCATCGGGCAGGGAATTTATTCGACATTCAATATGTGTTGACATGGTATGAGGAAGGAAACGATGCCCGCCATGTTGAGTGGATGAGAAATCTTTACAAATATATGAGTCCATATGTTTCCCACTCACCGCGGGCTGCATATGTAAATTATCTGGATCTGGATTTGGGGTTTTCGTCGAGTGGGTCATCCTCCGTTGAAGAAGCGAGAAGTTGGGGAGAGAAGTATTTTCTGGGGAACTTTGATAGGCTTGTTAAGGTGAAGAGCCAGGTTGATCCTCACAACGTTTTCAGGAACGCTCAGAGCATTCCTGTAATGAAGTAA
- the LOC131050059 gene encoding berberine bridge enzyme-like D-2 has product MQRLICIILLLLKSSAIVYGSRTDLLSCLRSSGVTNVTTQSNALQFDSLFRYSLQNLRFTEPCVHRPQMIIVPQSKIQVLKAVGCSIQYGWEIRVRSGGHSYEGLSSTSDAPHFVIIDLMAVDNVHVDVTSSTAWVEAGATLGQVYAAIAEKTRRLGFPAGICPTVGSTGHFAGGGLGILTRKYGLAADNVIDVLLVTAAGEVLNRKSMGKHLFWAVRGGGGGSWGIVLAWKIRLVSVPSTVTAFTVLKTGRDSVTEAVHRWQYVAPNLEKDLFMRVQVFGVEQMGKKKIRASFHGMYLGPQDELLSKVKESFPELGMAAADCQEMSWIESVAYFAGTNLSDLSNRYYSGKNFFKNKSDFARKPLPKSALRGLWPMLENEVGGNIIMSPLGGFMNETPSTALPFPHRAGNLFDIQYVLTWYEEGNNARHVEWMRNLYRYMSPYVSHSPRAAYVNYPDLDLGFSANGLSSVEEAKAWGEKYFLGNFDRLVKVKSQIDPHNIFRNAQSIPVLK; this is encoded by the coding sequence ATGCAGCGCTTAATCTGCATCATCTTGTTGCTGTTGAAGTCATCAGCAATCGTTTACGGTTCGAGAACTGATTTGCTATCATGTCTAAGGTCGAGTGGGGTAACAAACGTCACCACTCAGTCCAATGCCCTACAATTTGATTCTCTTTTCCGATATTCACTCCAGAACCTGCGATTCACAGAGCCTTGTGTTCACAGGCCGCAGATGATAATAGTCCCGCAGAGCAAAATTCAAGTGCTGAAAGCGGTGGGCTGCTCTATTCAATACGGTTGGGAAATTCGGGTGCGCAGCGGAGGACACAGCTACGAGGGCCTCTCCTCCACCTCTGATGCTCcccattttgtcatcattgatctCATGGCCGTCGACAACGTACACGTGGACGTGACTTCCTCTACAGCTTGGGTAGAAGCGGGAGCTACGCTGGGTCAAGTGTACGCTGCCATTGCGGAGAAGACCAGAAGGCTCGGTTTCCCTGCGGGCATATGTCCCACGGTGGGCTCCACTGGCCATTTTGCAGGCGGCGGACTCGGCATTCTAACCAGAAAATATGGCCTGGCCGCCGACAATGTGATTGATGTCTTACTTGTTACGGCCGCCGGCGAGGTTCTGAACCGAAAAAGCATGGGGAAACATCTGTTCTGGGCTGTACGAGGCGGCGGAGGAGGAAGTTGGGGTATCGTCCTTGCCTGGAAAATCAGGCTCGTGAGCGTTCCTTCCACTGTCACGGCGTTTACAGTTTTAAAGACGGGGCGAGATTCCGTAACAGAAGCTGTGCATCGATGGCAATACGTGGCACCCAATTTGGAAAAAGATCTGTTTATGCGTGTCCAAGTCTTCGGAGTCGAACAAATGGGGAAAAAAAAGATTCGGGCCTCGTTCCATGGTATGTACCTTGGCCCACAGGACGAATTGCTTAGTAAAGTCAAGGAAAGCTTTCCTGAGTTGGGTATGGCTGCCGCGGACTGCCAGGAGATGAGCTGGATCGAGTCGGTAGCCTATTTTGCTGGAACGAATCTGAGCGATTTGAGCAACAGATACTATTCAGGCAAAAACTTCTTCAAAAATAAGTCTGATTTTGCCAGGAAGCCTTTGCCCAAGTCAGCACTGCGAGGGCTGTGGCCGATGCTGGAGAATGAGGTGGGCGGTAACATTATAATGTCTCCGCTGGGTGGATTTATGAATGAAACCCCTTCCACTGCCCTGCCCTTTCCTCATCGAGCGGGGAATCTATTCGACATTCAGTATGTGTTGACATGGTATGAGGAAGGAAACAATGCCCGCCATGTTGAGTGGATGAGAAATCTTTACAGATATATGAGTCCCTATGTTTCCCACTCACCCCGGGCTGCATATGTAAATTATCCTGATCTGGATTTGGGGTTTTCGGCCAATGGGTTGTCCTCTGTTGAAGAAGCTAAAGCCTGGGGAGAGAAGTATTTTCTCGGGAACTTTGACAGGCTTGTTAAGGTGAAGAGCCAAATTGATCCTCACAACATTTTCAGGAACGCTCAGAGCATTCCTGTACTGAAGTAG